One part of the Dyadobacter sp. 676 genome encodes these proteins:
- a CDS encoding AtpZ/AtpI family protein, whose translation MADPKKPVDKGQASRFLKYSGVATQMLGTILAFTYGGYRLDDWQQNKVPVWTLVLSLTSIAASLYLLIRSFTRQ comes from the coding sequence ATGGCGGATCCTAAAAAGCCGGTAGACAAGGGCCAGGCGTCGCGCTTCCTGAAATACTCGGGCGTGGCCACGCAAATGCTGGGCACTATTCTCGCGTTCACCTACGGCGGCTACCGGCTCGACGACTGGCAGCAGAACAAGGTGCCCGTGTGGACGCTCGTGCTGTCGCTGACATCCATAGCCGCCTCGCTGTACCTTTTGATAAGAAGTTTTACCAGGCAATAA
- a CDS encoding PqqD family protein: MKYQLTSEQISSKVAGETVILNHSKGAYYGLDEVGVLIWDTLEKGPQTIESLCEVVTNEYDVDPETCKSDIDGLLKDMISERLVEIIK, encoded by the coding sequence ATGAAATATCAGCTTACATCGGAACAGATTTCGTCCAAGGTTGCCGGGGAAACAGTGATCCTGAACCATAGCAAAGGGGCCTATTATGGTCTGGATGAAGTTGGTGTGTTGATCTGGGATACATTGGAAAAGGGGCCGCAGACGATCGAATCGCTCTGCGAGGTGGTTACTAACGAGTATGACGTTGATCCAGAGACCTGTAAAAGCGATATCGACGGGTTATTGAAAGATATGATCTCGGAACGACTGGTTGAAATAATCAAGTAG
- the uvrC gene encoding excinuclease ABC subunit UvrC — MSEFNYKEELAKIPLDPGVYRYFDETGEVIYVGKAKSLRNRVSSYFLKSNQHDRKTKRLVSQIRRIEYTIVLSEWDALLLENQLIKQLQPKFNILLKDDKTYPFICITDEPFPRVFPTRNMDRTKGTYYGPFANLRSMHTLLDMFRALYQIRSCQLPLTKANIEAGKFKVCLEYHIGNCKGPCEGLQGEDEYNAEIEQVHNILKGNLSSPQQYFKEKMLEAAEQMAFEKAHSWKTKIEHLSNFQSKATVINPRIGNIDVLTIVSDEEAAYLNFMKIKQGYMVATQTLEVKKKLDESDLEILAMMIVEMRSTYGTEAKELISNLKPDLDMRLEVTVPQIGDKKKLLDMSMKNVMYFRREKAERREVEASATSSKKDRVLIRLKADLQIKTLPRHIECFDNSNIQGTNPVASMVCFKDGKPSKKDYRHFNIKTVVGPNDFASMNEIVTRRYLRLIAEEQPLPDLIVIDGGKGQLGAACDALKSLGIYGQVPIIGIAKRLEEIYFPEDPLPLYIDKRSESLKLIQQIRDEAHRFAITFHRDKRSKASLVSELEGVVGVGKVTATKLLKHFGSVRAIRESSLETLTELIGLDRAKKVRAYFDAMTEH; from the coding sequence ATGTCTGAATTCAATTATAAAGAAGAACTTGCCAAAATTCCTCTCGACCCCGGCGTGTACCGGTATTTCGACGAAACAGGCGAGGTTATATATGTGGGGAAAGCAAAAAGCCTGCGCAACCGGGTTTCGAGCTACTTTTTGAAATCCAACCAGCACGACCGCAAAACGAAGCGGCTCGTGAGCCAGATCCGCCGGATCGAGTATACCATCGTTTTGAGCGAATGGGATGCATTGCTGCTGGAAAACCAGTTGATCAAGCAGTTGCAGCCCAAGTTCAACATCCTGCTGAAAGACGATAAAACCTACCCGTTCATTTGCATTACCGACGAGCCGTTTCCGCGGGTATTCCCGACGCGGAATATGGACCGTACGAAGGGCACCTATTATGGCCCTTTTGCCAATTTACGCTCGATGCACACGCTACTGGATATGTTCAGGGCATTGTACCAGATCCGCTCGTGCCAGCTGCCACTGACCAAGGCGAATATCGAGGCGGGGAAATTTAAAGTTTGTCTCGAATACCACATCGGGAACTGTAAAGGCCCGTGCGAAGGGCTGCAAGGGGAGGATGAATATAACGCGGAGATCGAGCAGGTACATAATATCCTGAAAGGGAACTTGTCGTCGCCGCAGCAGTATTTCAAAGAAAAAATGCTGGAAGCCGCCGAACAAATGGCTTTTGAAAAAGCCCACTCGTGGAAAACGAAAATCGAGCATTTGTCGAACTTCCAGAGTAAAGCGACGGTGATCAATCCGCGGATCGGGAATATCGATGTTTTAACGATCGTTTCCGACGAAGAAGCCGCTTACCTGAATTTTATGAAAATAAAACAGGGCTACATGGTGGCGACGCAGACGCTGGAAGTGAAGAAAAAGCTCGATGAGAGCGATTTGGAAATACTGGCGATGATGATCGTCGAAATGCGGTCGACTTACGGTACCGAGGCGAAAGAGCTCATTTCAAACCTCAAACCGGACCTCGACATGCGTCTTGAAGTGACCGTGCCGCAGATCGGCGATAAGAAAAAGCTTCTGGATATGTCCATGAAAAATGTGATGTATTTCAGAAGGGAAAAGGCGGAGCGCCGCGAAGTGGAGGCATCGGCTACGTCTTCTAAAAAGGACAGGGTACTGATCCGTCTTAAAGCCGATTTGCAAATCAAGACATTGCCAAGGCACATCGAGTGTTTTGACAACTCTAACATACAGGGGACCAATCCGGTCGCGTCCATGGTTTGTTTCAAAGACGGCAAACCTTCGAAAAAGGATTATCGGCATTTTAACATTAAAACGGTGGTGGGGCCCAACGACTTTGCGTCCATGAACGAAATCGTAACGCGCCGCTACCTCCGCCTGATTGCAGAAGAACAGCCGCTGCCCGACCTGATTGTAATCGATGGCGGCAAAGGCCAGCTCGGTGCGGCTTGCGATGCATTGAAAAGCCTGGGAATTTACGGTCAGGTACCTATTATAGGTATTGCCAAACGATTGGAGGAAATCTACTTTCCCGAAGATCCATTGCCTCTGTACATCGACAAAAGGTCTGAATCGTTGAAGTTGATTCAGCAGATCCGCGACGAGGCGCACCGTTTTGCGATCACTTTCCACCGCGATAAACGCAGCAAGGCAAGCCTGGTGAGCGAGCTGGAAGGGGTAGTAGGAGTAGGGAAAGTAACAGCCACCAAGCTCCTCAAACATTTCGGTTCCGTACGCGCGATCCGTGAGAGTTCACTGGAAACGCTGACAGAGTTGATTGGCCTCGACCGGGCGAAAAAGGTGCGCGCTTATTTCGACGCCATGACGGAGCATTAA
- a CDS encoding serine kinase encodes MYHYTAFGLHIHSDISLPELVEGDANAQADVHIRRDTFGLPDLHQTMIYRRGIRALFGEDTQAFYLDWGGIASFKATGGRELIVAPGTSDGNVTSLFTVSEALGLILFQRGHFLLHASSVAVGNEAWCFMGTPGAGKSTTAAAFVKAGCKLLSDDLTAITFDDRGQPFIIPAYPQLKIWDKTVDGLQYNRADLEPVSEGVNKFSFHPRKQFATKAVPLRKVFFLHHARNKPATQNLNVADVPGEMLRNFPLPAQLLSPDYLKKHFFQSLQCAKSAEIQHKRRPDGFASLEKWVEESIREQLIAE; translated from the coding sequence ATGTATCATTATACGGCCTTCGGGCTTCATATCCATTCAGATATTTCCCTGCCAGAACTGGTCGAAGGCGATGCGAATGCACAGGCCGACGTTCACATCCGCCGGGATACTTTCGGACTTCCAGATCTGCACCAGACCATGATTTACCGACGGGGAATTCGGGCGCTTTTTGGAGAGGACACACAGGCATTTTACCTCGACTGGGGCGGCATCGCGTCGTTCAAAGCGACCGGCGGCCGCGAGCTGATCGTAGCCCCCGGTACATCAGATGGAAACGTGACCAGTTTATTTACCGTAAGCGAGGCATTGGGCCTTATACTCTTTCAGAGAGGCCACTTTTTACTCCACGCCAGTTCCGTGGCGGTAGGCAACGAGGCGTGGTGCTTCATGGGCACGCCCGGCGCCGGAAAATCGACCACCGCGGCGGCATTTGTAAAAGCCGGTTGCAAGTTGTTAAGTGACGATCTCACAGCCATAACCTTCGACGATAGAGGGCAACCGTTCATCATTCCCGCCTATCCGCAACTGAAAATCTGGGACAAAACTGTGGATGGCCTGCAATACAACCGGGCGGATCTCGAACCTGTGAGTGAGGGTGTAAATAAATTCTCATTCCATCCCAGAAAGCAGTTTGCTACAAAGGCCGTCCCGCTCAGAAAAGTTTTTTTTCTGCACCATGCCAGGAATAAACCTGCGACTCAAAACCTGAATGTGGCTGACGTGCCGGGAGAAATGCTGCGGAACTTCCCATTGCCGGCGCAGCTTCTGAGCCCGGATTACCTTAAAAAGCATTTTTTTCAAAGCCTGCAATGTGCGAAGTCGGCCGAAATTCAGCACAAACGGCGGCCGGACGGCTTTGCCAGTCTTGAAAAATGGGTAGAGGAGAGCATCCGTGAACAATTAATTGCGGAATAG
- a CDS encoding tetratricopeptide repeat protein yields the protein MIDRFTSHIRRTLPLLAVTLVVAACSQYSSRPGAITFHNVAARYNAYFMAEQDMLEAEYEMQKAYKENYNQLLPILLPMDSVRAQAVKPRLLDAIKKASIVAEKHQNSKWIDNSYILLGKSRLYLGEWADGLEALRYVYANGRDENDKNNALIVLMRAYIEHKDYSNALGVAEYLSQQPLTKSAQRDFYLTKAYLHQQNGEYLTSVAILEETFPLLKKSVETARIHFAAAQMYDRLGQYALANRHYKSVSKNKPNYDLGFYSSMNSLQNEVVLNPQRDLGDVGFEKMLRDRKNDDLKDRVYFTMGLLAEHKKQIPEAVGYLQKAASVSKGNMQQKAYTYLQLARIEYESLENFEMSKAYYDSALAILPQEAPEYRLVADRKRALDNFVTQYTVVSTEDSLQRLAKMNPAALDNKIDAIIEARERKRLEEEEKARKAQIAAQNASLQQNGGNPLVNGGERRWELYDPALVNKGKIEFKRIWGNRPLEDDWRRSSRPLRSLAGNNGTGSDSMAVAQAPQENTGLKKGTPEWDQVHALLKKDVPLTDTAFAASQKKKEEALYNLGKIYRFDLKESNRAIAAFERVLSEYPQTQYKDEIYYLLFLSNEENSAQKESWKSKLLSEYPNSTYARLVNKSTDASGTSGNAMKEYEAMYKLYADGNYTKALEDIEKNLPSYKGSSMEDKFALLRVFLIGKVRGKEAYAQAITEFMRLYPTSIYLPRIKEMQDFNSVSMGNR from the coding sequence GTGATCGACCGCTTTACCTCCCATATCCGACGCACATTACCTTTACTAGCCGTTACGCTCGTTGTGGCTGCCTGCTCGCAGTACAGTTCACGGCCCGGCGCGATTACTTTCCATAATGTAGCTGCGCGGTACAATGCCTACTTCATGGCCGAGCAGGATATGCTGGAAGCGGAATACGAAATGCAAAAGGCTTACAAGGAAAACTATAACCAACTGCTTCCGATACTGCTCCCGATGGACTCCGTACGGGCGCAGGCGGTAAAACCCAGGTTGCTGGACGCGATCAAGAAAGCGTCGATCGTGGCTGAAAAACATCAGAACAGCAAATGGATCGACAACAGCTATATCCTGCTGGGCAAGTCGCGGTTATATCTGGGTGAATGGGCCGACGGCCTGGAAGCATTGCGTTACGTATACGCCAACGGGCGCGACGAGAACGACAAAAACAATGCGTTGATCGTCCTGATGCGGGCATACATCGAACATAAGGATTATTCCAATGCATTGGGCGTGGCCGAGTACCTTAGCCAGCAACCGCTCACCAAAAGCGCACAACGTGATTTTTATCTTACCAAAGCATATCTCCATCAGCAAAACGGCGAGTATCTGACGTCGGTCGCGATTCTGGAAGAGACATTCCCCCTCCTGAAAAAATCCGTCGAAACGGCACGCATTCATTTCGCGGCGGCTCAGATGTACGACCGCCTCGGCCAGTACGCATTGGCCAACAGGCATTATAAAAGCGTAAGCAAAAACAAGCCGAACTACGACCTGGGCTTCTATTCTTCGATGAATTCCCTTCAAAACGAGGTAGTACTGAACCCCCAGCGCGACCTGGGTGACGTGGGTTTTGAGAAGATGCTCCGCGACCGGAAAAACGACGACCTGAAAGACCGTGTGTATTTCACCATGGGCTTGCTGGCCGAGCACAAAAAGCAGATTCCGGAGGCGGTAGGTTACCTGCAGAAAGCCGCCTCGGTTTCAAAAGGCAATATGCAGCAAAAAGCTTATACCTACCTGCAACTGGCGCGGATCGAATATGAATCGCTTGAAAATTTCGAAATGTCCAAAGCCTATTACGACAGCGCACTAGCGATTCTCCCACAGGAAGCGCCGGAATACCGGCTGGTTGCCGATAGAAAACGGGCACTCGACAATTTTGTCACCCAATATACTGTGGTTTCCACCGAAGACAGTTTGCAAAGATTGGCAAAAATGAACCCCGCCGCGCTGGATAACAAGATCGACGCAATTATCGAGGCCCGGGAGAGAAAGCGCCTGGAAGAGGAAGAAAAAGCCAGGAAAGCGCAAATCGCCGCCCAGAATGCGAGTTTACAGCAAAATGGCGGTAACCCGCTGGTAAATGGTGGCGAACGTCGCTGGGAGTTATACGACCCGGCGCTTGTCAACAAAGGGAAAATCGAGTTCAAACGAATATGGGGGAACCGGCCCCTGGAAGACGACTGGCGCCGCAGCAGCCGGCCATTGCGCTCGCTCGCAGGTAACAATGGAACCGGAAGCGACAGCATGGCGGTAGCGCAGGCACCGCAGGAAAATACCGGCTTGAAAAAAGGGACGCCGGAATGGGACCAGGTGCATGCACTGCTCAAAAAGGACGTTCCCCTGACGGATACGGCATTTGCCGCTTCCCAGAAAAAGAAGGAAGAAGCACTTTACAACCTGGGGAAAATCTACCGTTTCGACCTGAAAGAGTCTAATCGCGCTATTGCCGCATTCGAAAGGGTACTTTCGGAATATCCTCAGACACAATATAAGGATGAGATTTACTATCTGCTTTTCCTTAGCAATGAAGAGAATTCGGCCCAGAAGGAGTCGTGGAAATCGAAGTTGCTTAGCGAGTATCCCAATTCTACCTACGCGCGGCTGGTGAACAAGTCTACGGATGCCAGCGGCACTTCAGGCAATGCGATGAAGGAGTATGAAGCCATGTACAAGTTGTATGCGGATGGCAATTATACCAAAGCATTGGAAGACATCGAGAAAAACCTGCCGTCCTACAAAGGCAGTTCCATGGAGGACAAGTTCGCATTGCTCCGCGTTTTTTTGATTGGCAAAGTGCGGGGTAAAGAAGCCTATGCGCAGGCTATTACAGAGTTTATGCGGCTCTATCCGACGAGCATTTACCTGCCCCGCATCAAGGAAATGCAGGACTTCAATTCCGTGTCGATGGGTAATAGATAA
- a CDS encoding glycerate kinase, whose protein sequence is MHILVAPDKFRGSLEAAEVCDAVNDGIKKAYPQARVTAIPLADGGEGTAKILTQVTGGWEVPVTVMDPLNRQTKATYGISGDHEVAFIEMAAASGLSLLKAEERNPLLTSTFGTGQLIVDALDRGVKKIILGIGGSATTDGGIGMAEALGYAFKDAEGHTLLPNGGSLGKIAFIDKHNADPRLGLVSIVVACDVTNPLYGKDGAAFVYGPQKGADPEMVAKLDQGLENLSQVATRVFGRDVSQMPGAGAAGGLGAGCLWFLNAELKEGISIVMEQCNVATLVANADLVITGEGKIDEQTLAGKVVKGLAALCKGRRVPLAVVCGTLQITPEQARAVGITYATSVLNRPMDLNSAQNEAFQLVSDATFQLVRLFFFNRGVV, encoded by the coding sequence GTGCATATTCTCGTTGCCCCCGACAAATTTCGCGGTTCTCTGGAAGCCGCGGAAGTATGCGATGCCGTAAACGATGGCATCAAAAAGGCATATCCGCAAGCCAGAGTAACAGCGATCCCGCTGGCCGACGGCGGCGAGGGGACTGCGAAGATATTGACACAGGTGACCGGTGGCTGGGAAGTGCCGGTGACAGTCATGGACCCGCTTAACCGGCAAACCAAGGCTACTTACGGGATTTCGGGTGACCACGAGGTCGCATTCATTGAAATGGCTGCGGCTTCGGGCCTCAGTCTTTTGAAAGCAGAAGAACGCAATCCGCTTCTTACAAGTACATTCGGGACAGGGCAGCTCATTGTCGATGCATTGGACCGCGGTGTGAAAAAGATCATTCTCGGAATCGGCGGTAGCGCCACTACCGACGGCGGTATAGGAATGGCGGAAGCGCTTGGCTATGCCTTCAAGGACGCAGAGGGGCATACGTTGCTGCCAAACGGCGGGTCGCTCGGAAAAATCGCGTTCATCGACAAGCATAATGCCGACCCACGACTTGGATTGGTGTCAATAGTAGTAGCTTGTGACGTAACGAATCCGTTATATGGCAAAGACGGTGCCGCATTTGTATATGGTCCGCAAAAAGGGGCCGATCCCGAAATGGTGGCAAAGCTCGATCAGGGACTCGAAAATCTCTCGCAGGTGGCCACTCGTGTATTCGGGCGTGACGTGAGCCAAATGCCGGGAGCAGGTGCGGCAGGAGGCCTCGGCGCGGGCTGCCTGTGGTTTTTGAATGCGGAACTGAAAGAGGGTATCAGCATTGTCATGGAACAATGCAACGTCGCCACGCTGGTGGCCAATGCCGATTTGGTCATTACCGGCGAAGGGAAGATAGATGAGCAGACACTGGCAGGCAAGGTAGTGAAAGGACTCGCGGCGCTTTGTAAAGGCCGCCGCGTGCCGTTGGCTGTGGTTTGCGGTACTTTGCAGATCACCCCGGAGCAGGCCAGGGCAGTGGGTATTACTTATGCCACTTCCGTTTTAAATCGCCCGATGGACCTGAACAGCGCGCAAAACGAAGCATTCCAGCTTGTGAGCGACGCAACTTTTCAATTGGTGCGGTTGTTTTTCTTCAACAGGGGCGTAGTTTAG
- a CDS encoding lasso peptide biosynthesis B2 protein: protein MGKIGKLIGKWRSLSGPEKWVFLRATWALLWIKAGLLCLPFSLFRRWYHRLSKPGRLQELSSREVKRVVWAVDTAANLLPFELLCLPRALAVKYLLRNSPALTLEIGIEINPAKQFEAHAWVEQNGNIIIGRWPDTVSYKRIWVWE, encoded by the coding sequence TTGGGCAAAATCGGTAAGCTAATCGGGAAATGGCGGAGTTTGTCCGGGCCGGAAAAATGGGTTTTCCTGCGGGCAACATGGGCTTTGCTGTGGATCAAGGCAGGGCTGCTATGCCTTCCTTTTTCGCTATTCCGGAGATGGTACCACCGCCTCAGCAAGCCGGGCCGTTTGCAGGAGCTTTCTTCCCGGGAGGTGAAGCGGGTGGTGTGGGCGGTTGATACCGCGGCCAATCTTCTGCCCTTCGAGCTGTTATGTCTGCCAAGAGCACTCGCCGTCAAATACCTGCTTCGCAACTCGCCTGCACTGACACTCGAAATCGGAATAGAAATCAACCCTGCCAAGCAATTCGAGGCGCATGCCTGGGTGGAACAGAATGGCAATATCATCATAGGACGTTGGCCCGACACTGTTTCCTACAAGCGGATCTGGGTTTGGGAGTGA
- the atpB gene encoding F0F1 ATP synthase subunit A: MYTHLRRFFTIALVAATCLFNLPARADEPTQHEADKVAQAVNEEEHKIEHKLEEHEEEFNIGEMIMHHIADSHEWEFTHGVVLPLPVILYSEDRGLEVFMSSKFHNEHHEYNGYHLVHGDSEQIVPVDESRKVYDFSITKNVASMLLSALILILVFTSIASWYKNSKGKAPKGFNSAMEVIILFIRDEVVKPNVGPRYEKYLPYLLTLFFFILINNIMGLLPGSANLTGNIAVTMTLAVLTFIIVHLNANGHYYKHLVKPTGVPAPLLLIMIPVEIVGVFMKPFSLMVRLFANITAGHIILLSLFGLIFIFQSFVIAPVISLFALFLNFIEIMVAFIQAFIFTLLSSMYIGSAIEEHSHADHGH; the protein is encoded by the coding sequence ATGTATACCCATCTGAGACGGTTTTTTACTATCGCCCTTGTAGCGGCAACATGCCTTTTTAACCTCCCGGCCCGCGCCGACGAACCTACCCAGCACGAAGCTGACAAGGTCGCCCAGGCGGTGAACGAGGAAGAGCATAAAATTGAACATAAGCTTGAAGAGCACGAGGAAGAATTCAACATCGGCGAGATGATCATGCACCACATTGCTGACTCTCACGAATGGGAATTCACCCACGGAGTTGTGCTTCCCCTTCCCGTAATCCTTTATTCGGAAGACCGCGGCTTGGAGGTTTTCATGTCTTCGAAATTCCACAACGAACATCACGAATACAACGGCTACCATCTGGTACACGGCGATTCGGAGCAAATCGTACCGGTTGACGAATCCCGCAAAGTATACGACTTCTCGATCACCAAGAACGTAGCATCCATGCTGCTGAGCGCCCTGATCCTGATCCTGGTCTTCACCAGCATCGCAAGCTGGTACAAAAACAGCAAAGGCAAAGCTCCGAAAGGTTTCAACTCGGCCATGGAGGTGATCATCCTCTTCATCCGCGACGAGGTTGTGAAACCGAACGTGGGCCCGCGCTACGAGAAATACCTCCCTTACCTGTTGACGTTGTTCTTCTTCATTCTGATCAACAACATCATGGGCCTTCTTCCGGGATCGGCTAACCTTACCGGCAACATCGCCGTTACCATGACACTGGCGGTATTGACGTTCATCATCGTTCATCTGAATGCGAACGGCCATTACTACAAGCACCTTGTAAAACCAACCGGCGTTCCTGCCCCGCTGTTGCTGATTATGATCCCTGTCGAGATCGTAGGTGTATTCATGAAGCCATTCTCCCTGATGGTCCGGTTATTCGCCAACATCACAGCGGGCCACATTATCCTGCTGAGCCTTTTCGGTCTGATCTTTATTTTCCAAAGCTTCGTGATCGCCCCGGTAATCTCATTGTTCGCATTGTTCCTGAACTTCATCGAGATCATGGTAGCGTTCATCCAGGCATTTATTTTCACACTATTGTCGTCCATGTATATCGGAAGCGCGATCGAAGAGCATAGCCACGCCGACCACGGACATTGA
- a CDS encoding NAD(P)/FAD-dependent oxidoreductase produces MRIIIVGGGASGFMAAVTAAEAFPDAQITILEKSRTVLNKVRISGGGRCNVTHKPHELRYFIKNYPRGEKLLRKLLVHFDANATIEWFEKRGVRLKTETDGRMFPVSDSSHTIIECLVKTARNLNIEIRTGINVGSFEKTGDKFHLQVTNSEPVTADRLLIATGGYPRAESFGWLEEHRHNIVSPLPSLFTFNTPGNYLLPLAGVSVKDALVKIMGTKHEWRGPLLITHWGFSGPAVLKLSAWGARDLAGKNYHFTCRINWLPEMKEQEVREFLLAEKNNTPKQQIASHPRFGLPSRLWKAFTEKAEIPETLRWTDASHKALNRMTELLTNSQYDVEGKTTFKEEFVTCGGIALADVNPETLESRSVPGLFFAGEVLDVDGITGGFNFQNAWTTGYIAGKNIGL; encoded by the coding sequence ATGAGAATCATAATCGTAGGCGGAGGCGCCTCGGGATTTATGGCCGCTGTCACAGCCGCAGAGGCGTTCCCCGACGCGCAGATTACCATTCTTGAAAAGAGCAGGACAGTCCTCAATAAAGTGCGGATATCGGGCGGCGGCAGATGCAATGTCACCCACAAACCCCACGAGCTGCGATATTTTATCAAGAATTACCCGAGGGGTGAAAAACTGCTCCGAAAGCTGCTGGTACACTTCGATGCCAATGCGACGATCGAATGGTTTGAAAAAAGAGGGGTTCGATTGAAGACTGAGACGGACGGACGTATGTTTCCGGTCTCCGATTCTTCACATACTATTATCGAATGCCTCGTTAAAACCGCGCGAAACCTGAACATCGAGATCAGGACGGGTATCAATGTCGGCTCTTTTGAGAAGACGGGCGACAAATTTCATTTACAGGTTACCAACAGCGAACCGGTTACGGCAGACCGCCTGCTCATTGCAACGGGAGGATATCCCAGAGCCGAGAGTTTCGGATGGCTGGAAGAACACCGGCACAATATCGTTTCGCCGCTGCCTTCCTTGTTTACCTTCAATACACCCGGCAATTACCTCCTTCCGCTGGCGGGCGTTTCGGTGAAAGACGCGTTGGTCAAGATCATGGGAACGAAGCATGAATGGCGCGGCCCGCTGCTGATCACGCACTGGGGTTTCAGCGGGCCGGCGGTATTGAAACTATCAGCCTGGGGAGCGAGGGACCTGGCCGGAAAAAATTACCATTTCACGTGCCGTATTAACTGGCTGCCGGAAATGAAGGAACAGGAAGTCCGGGAATTTTTGCTGGCCGAAAAAAACAATACCCCTAAACAGCAGATTGCTTCGCACCCACGGTTCGGGTTGCCCTCGCGGCTTTGGAAGGCGTTTACGGAAAAAGCGGAAATCCCCGAAACCTTGCGCTGGACCGACGCAAGCCACAAAGCCCTGAACCGGATGACGGAGTTATTGACAAACAGCCAATACGACGTGGAGGGTAAAACCACGTTCAAGGAGGAGTTTGTGACCTGCGGTGGTATAGCGTTAGCCGACGTGAATCCCGAAACCCTGGAAAGCCGCTCGGTACCCGGGCTTTTCTTCGCAGGAGAAGTCCTCGATGTCGACGGCATAACCGGCGGCTTCAACTTCCAGAATGCCTGGACGACCGGTTATATTGCCGGCAAAAACATCGGCCTTTAA
- a CDS encoding saccharopine dehydrogenase C-terminal domain-containing protein, whose translation MQKVLVIGLGKVGSLVGTLLSKRFNVTGVDKARPAVELPFEVVAGDITDNTFPDRIMGGFDAVVSCMPYNLNLPIALYAHKAGIHYFDLTEDVPTTSAIREMAKESRSVLAPQCGLAPGFIGIVGMDLAKRFTKIRDIELRVGALPRYPNGQMGYSFTWSPAGVVNEYLNDAEVIHNGVRKMVPSLEGIEMINIEGQEFEAFSTSGGLGTMCETLEGKVDTLNYKTIRYPGHCNLMRFLLYELCLKDKRALVEEILTEAKPPVQQDVVYVYAVVEGWKGDHLEREEFYRAYHPMEIDGRHWRAISWTTAASIASVVEMVADGVLPDRGFVKQEDILLNDFFKTQNGQFFN comes from the coding sequence ATGCAAAAAGTACTTGTGATCGGCTTGGGCAAGGTGGGCTCGCTGGTGGGCACTTTGTTGAGTAAACGTTTCAATGTAACAGGGGTGGACAAGGCCCGACCGGCCGTGGAGCTGCCTTTTGAAGTCGTGGCGGGCGATATTACCGATAATACTTTTCCGGACCGGATCATGGGCGGTTTCGATGCGGTGGTGTCCTGTATGCCCTATAACCTCAATCTACCCATCGCGCTGTACGCCCACAAGGCCGGTATTCATTATTTCGATCTCACCGAGGACGTGCCGACAACTTCCGCGATCCGTGAAATGGCAAAGGAAAGCCGTAGCGTACTCGCGCCCCAGTGCGGCCTCGCCCCGGGATTTATCGGTATCGTAGGCATGGATCTCGCGAAGCGTTTTACGAAAATCCGCGATATCGAACTGCGGGTAGGCGCATTACCGCGTTATCCCAACGGCCAGATGGGCTATTCTTTCACCTGGTCACCCGCCGGCGTGGTGAACGAGTACCTTAACGACGCCGAGGTGATCCATAATGGTGTCCGCAAGATGGTGCCTTCCCTCGAAGGCATCGAGATGATCAATATCGAAGGGCAGGAATTTGAGGCTTTCAGCACTTCCGGCGGCCTGGGCACCATGTGCGAGACGCTCGAAGGAAAGGTAGATACATTGAATTACAAAACTATCCGTTACCCGGGGCATTGCAATCTCATGCGCTTTCTGCTGTACGAATTGTGCCTGAAAGACAAGCGGGCATTGGTGGAGGAAATCCTGACGGAGGCGAAACCGCCTGTGCAACAGGACGTGGTTTATGTATATGCGGTGGTGGAAGGCTGGAAGGGCGACCACCTCGAAAGAGAGGAGTTTTACCGTGCCTACCATCCCATGGAAATCGATGGCCGGCATTGGCGCGCGATTTCCTGGACGACGGCGGCTTCCATCGCATCGGTAGTGGAAATGGTTGCGGACGGTGTTTTACCTGACAGAGGCTTTGTCAAGCAGGAAGACATTTTACTGAACGATTTTTTCAAGACACAAAACGGGCAGTTTTTTAATTGA
- the atpE gene encoding ATP synthase F0 subunit C, with protein MLLQILLQAAEQGGAGLAVFGAAIGAGLAAIGAGLGIGKIGGSAVEGIARQPEAAGAIQTAMLIIAALIEAVALFAAVICLLISFKL; from the coding sequence ATGTTGCTTCAAATTTTGCTTCAAGCTGCTGAACAGGGTGGTGCAGGTCTTGCGGTTTTCGGTGCTGCTATCGGCGCAGGTCTCGCTGCTATCGGTGCTGGTCTTGGTATCGGTAAAATCGGTGGTAGCGCAGTTGAAGGTATCGCCCGTCAACCAGAAGCTGCCGGTGCTATCCAAACTGCCATGCTGATCATCGCGGCGCTTATTGAAGCGGTAGCGCTTTTCGCAGCGGTAATCTGTCTGCTTATCTCTTTCAAGCTTTAA